Proteins from a single region of Bacteroidota bacterium:
- a CDS encoding 2Fe-2S iron-sulfur cluster binding domain-containing protein encodes MPKVTFLPDNKTFEGKAGESLLDIALENDIDLQHNCGGVCACSTCHVIVKKGMKNFDEMTDEEADQLDEAEGLTLDSRLGCQCKILLEEGEDIVVEIPMINEQIRYFFHEGKPTNTIPH; translated from the coding sequence ATGCCAAAAGTAACATTTTTACCGGATAACAAAACCTTTGAAGGAAAAGCCGGAGAGTCACTATTAGATATTGCTCTTGAGAACGATATTGATCTACAGCACAACTGCGGCGGAGTCTGCGCCTGCTCCACTTGCCACGTCATTGTAAAAAAAGGAATGAAAAACTTTGATGAAATGACTGACGAAGAAGCAGACCAGCTTGATGAAGCAGAAGGTTTAACACTTGATTCAAGGTTAGGATGCCAGTGCAAAATATTACTGGAAGAAGGCGAAGATATCGTTGTAGAAATACCAATGATAAATGAGCAGATAAGATATTTCTTCCATGAAGGAAAACCAACTAATACAATTCCACACTAA
- a CDS encoding superoxide dismutase, which yields MSFEWKFNKRPYSDEEAKTLLKDVMSPETSDWHYNTHHKGYVTALNNIEKGLETADKAGANGNFSQFGEMKRRFTWNHAGTLMHDIYWDNLGGDGNIDSAPEIKKAIEDNFGSFDNWKADFKAACMSAKLSGWGVLVADQLYSGRLLNITTDEHHYGAIWGGIPLVACDVFEHAYYHKDGPGRAKYIDNFINGLHWGRINDRFKKFVK from the coding sequence ATGTCATTCGAATGGAAATTCAATAAAAGACCTTACTCAGATGAAGAAGCAAAAACCTTACTGAAGGATGTTATGTCGCCGGAAACTTCTGACTGGCACTATAACACTCACCACAAAGGTTATGTTACAGCATTAAACAACATCGAAAAAGGTTTAGAGACAGCTGATAAAGCAGGAGCCAACGGTAACTTCAGTCAGTTCGGCGAAATGAAAAGAAGATTCACATGGAACCATGCAGGTACATTAATGCATGATATCTACTGGGATAACTTAGGCGGCGACGGAAACATTGACAGCGCACCTGAAATTAAAAAAGCAATTGAAGATAACTTCGGAAGCTTTGATAACTGGAAGGCAGATTTCAAAGCAGCATGTATGTCAGCTAAACTTTCCGGCTGGGGAGTTCTTGTTGCAGACCAATTATATAGCGGAAGATTATTAAACATCACAACTGATGAGCATCATTACGGAGCAATCTGGGGCGGTATTCCTCTTGTAGCCTGCGACGTTTTTGAACATGCTTATTATCATAAAGACGGTCCCGGAAGAGCAAAGTACATTGATAACTTTATCAACGGTCTTCATTGGGGAAGAATCAACGACAGATTCAAAAAATTTGTAAAGTAA
- the hscA gene encoding Fe-S protein assembly chaperone HscA translates to MLQIEIPKELKKKNDVIVGIDLGTTNSLIAYVKDGTPQIIANKGEDKLVPSVIYIDDNKNILIGSEAKKHLITDTDKTIYSVKRLMGKSYEDIQGDSHLVSYNISEKAKEGLVRLTLAEKDYSPIELSSFILAELKERAEKFFGHDIKKCVITVPAYFNDAQRQATKDAGKIAGLDVLRIINEPTAAALAYGLDKNVSGSAEKIIAVYDLGGGTFDISILKLKDGIFEVLATHGDTYLGGDDFDKALMDYFIKDIDVKLSKQDLSKLREISEDTKKKLTDVNEVEINAELPDSKFRLNKKVTLEVFEELIKPIVDKTEIACKTAIKDSKVDLQNIDTVVMVGGSTRVPLVIKTVEQIFGKQPFNNIDPDDVVALGAAVQADILAGNRKDILLLDVNPLSLGIETIGGVMSVLIPRNTTIPTQQKETYTTFMDNQTGVVVNVYQGEREFVKDNRSLAQFILKGITPQPAGMPKIEVSFIIDTDGILRVRAKDLKTQKEQEIEVKPSYGLTDNEVEEMIIEGLKNARSDMKERTFIETKTDAERLIHAVEKVLETRKESITKKENEMINSMLNELKSAIDAKNTEMVKQIQEKLDKETTPLAQRIMDDSINKALKDKSLMEL, encoded by the coding sequence TTGCTGCAGATAGAAATACCAAAAGAGCTCAAGAAAAAAAATGATGTTATCGTAGGGATTGACCTGGGCACGACTAACTCGCTTATTGCATACGTTAAAGACGGAACTCCGCAAATAATTGCTAATAAAGGTGAGGATAAACTCGTCCCTTCTGTAATTTATATTGACGATAATAAAAATATTTTAATAGGAAGCGAAGCAAAGAAGCATTTAATAACGGATACTGATAAAACAATTTACTCTGTAAAAAGATTAATGGGGAAATCCTATGAAGATATTCAGGGAGATTCACATTTAGTTTCTTATAACATCAGCGAGAAAGCTAAAGAAGGTCTGGTAAGATTAACATTAGCGGAAAAGGATTACAGTCCCATAGAATTATCATCATTCATTCTTGCAGAATTAAAAGAGCGGGCAGAAAAATTCTTTGGTCACGATATAAAAAAGTGTGTTATTACTGTCCCGGCTTATTTCAATGATGCGCAGAGACAGGCAACTAAGGATGCAGGAAAAATTGCAGGTCTTGATGTGCTTCGCATAATTAATGAACCAACTGCAGCAGCATTGGCTTACGGATTAGATAAAAATGTAAGCGGCTCGGCTGAGAAAATAATTGCAGTGTATGATTTAGGCGGCGGAACATTTGATATTTCGATTTTAAAATTGAAAGACGGAATATTTGAAGTCCTTGCTACGCACGGGGATACATATTTAGGCGGAGATGATTTTGACAAGGCTCTTATGGATTATTTTATAAAAGATATTGATGTCAAGTTATCCAAGCAGGATTTAAGTAAGCTTCGTGAAATCTCCGAAGATACTAAGAAGAAACTAACAGATGTAAATGAAGTTGAAATAAATGCAGAGCTTCCTGATTCAAAATTCAGATTAAACAAAAAAGTAACGCTTGAGGTTTTTGAAGAGCTGATAAAACCAATTGTAGATAAAACTGAAATTGCCTGTAAGACAGCTATAAAAGATTCTAAAGTTGATTTACAAAATATCGATACGGTTGTAATGGTAGGCGGCTCTACAAGAGTCCCGCTCGTTATAAAAACTGTTGAGCAGATTTTCGGCAAGCAGCCGTTCAATAATATTGACCCTGATGATGTAGTTGCGCTCGGAGCAGCGGTTCAGGCTGATATTCTCGCAGGTAACAGAAAAGATATTTTGCTTCTTGATGTGAATCCGCTTTCACTTGGCATTGAAACCATAGGGGGAGTAATGAGCGTGCTCATTCCCCGCAATACAACAATTCCTACTCAGCAAAAAGAGACATATACGACTTTTATGGATAACCAGACGGGAGTAGTTGTAAATGTTTATCAGGGTGAAAGGGAATTTGTAAAAGATAACCGCTCACTTGCTCAATTTATATTAAAAGGAATTACACCTCAGCCTGCTGGAATGCCTAAGATAGAAGTCAGCTTTATAATTGATACAGACGGAATTTTAAGAGTGCGCGCAAAAGATTTAAAAACTCAGAAGGAACAGGAAATAGAAGTAAAACCTTCCTATGGATTGACCGACAACGAAGTTGAAGAAATGATAATCGAAGGATTGAAGAATGCACGCTCAGATATGAAGGAAAGAACTTTCATTGAAACAAAAACAGATGCGGAGAGACTTATTCACGCTGTCGAAAAAGTTCTTGAAACAAGAAAAGAATCTATTACAAAAAAAGAGAATGAAATGATAAACTCGATGCTGAATGAACTGAAGTCAGCCATCGATGCAAAGAACACTGAAATGGTAAAGCAGATTCAGGAAAAGCTTGATAAAGAAACGACTCCTTTGGCTCAGAGAATTATGGACGATTCAATTAATAAGGCTTTGAAAGATAAATCGTTAATGGAGCTATAA
- the hscB gene encoding Fe-S protein assembly co-chaperone HscB encodes MTNYFEVLGIPKRLTIDTSGLEKIYHDLSKKNHPDFFLNQGEDKYLDALETSSQINQGYKTLKDPIARINYILALDAPQLLAEKDNSVAPDLLMKVMEIQETIESYHDADERGKESIVNELAEIKNDLNEDVNNILNDINVMFKKYDDAAEKNEDTIEPLMKMKTLLHKRNYINTLIHTIDAEVFGGEKIKH; translated from the coding sequence ATGACAAACTATTTCGAAGTTTTAGGTATACCAAAAAGACTTACAATAGACACATCAGGGCTTGAAAAAATTTATCATGATTTAAGCAAAAAAAATCATCCGGATTTTTTTCTTAATCAGGGCGAAGATAAGTATTTAGATGCCCTTGAAACCTCTTCTCAGATAAATCAGGGATATAAAACATTAAAGGATCCGATTGCCAGAATTAATTATATTCTTGCTCTTGATGCTCCGCAATTACTTGCGGAAAAGGATAATTCAGTCGCTCCCGATTTACTTATGAAGGTGATGGAAATTCAGGAAACGATTGAAAGCTATCACGATGCAGATGAAAGAGGGAAGGAATCAATTGTAAATGAGCTTGCAGAGATAAAAAATGATTTGAATGAAGATGTAAATAATATTCTGAATGATATAAATGTTATGTTCAAAAAATATGATGATGCAGCTGAGAAAAATGAAGATACTATCGAACCGTTAATGAAAATGAAGACATTACTTCACAAAAGAAATTATATTAATACTTTAATACATACAATCGATGCCGAAGTTTTTGGCGGCGAAAAAATCAAACACTAA
- a CDS encoding iron-sulfur cluster assembly accessory protein produces the protein MAETIEVKPEFIPGVSEEINITEKAIAEVKKIMEENSIPGEYGLRVGIKGGGCSGLTYTLGFDGEERPGDNIIEKDGVKVYIDMKSNLYLSGTELDFTDGLNGRGFVFNNPNAKRTCGCGSSFGV, from the coding sequence ATGGCAGAAACGATAGAAGTAAAACCCGAATTTATTCCAGGGGTCAGTGAAGAGATTAATATTACAGAAAAAGCAATTGCCGAAGTAAAAAAGATAATGGAAGAAAATAGCATTCCCGGCGAATACGGCTTAAGAGTCGGTATAAAAGGCGGCGGATGTTCAGGACTTACATATACTTTGGGATTTGACGGAGAAGAACGCCCCGGCGATAATATAATCGAGAAGGACGGAGTAAAAGTTTATATTGATATGAAGAGTAACCTGTATCTTTCCGGAACAGAACTTGATTTCACAGACGGTTTGAACGGCAGAGGATTTGTGTTTAACAATCCTAATGCAAAAAGAACTTGCGGCTGCGGAAGCTCCTTCGGCGTATAA
- the iscU gene encoding Fe-S cluster assembly scaffold IscU produces the protein MAYSDKVVDHYSNPRNVGSFDKNDPSVGTGLVGAPECGDVMKLQIKVNEQGIVEDAKFKTYGCGSAIASSSLATEWLKGKTLDEAYNIKNTQIVEELNLPPVKIHCSVLAEDAIKMAIEDYKKKKDVPAEKEAATA, from the coding sequence ATGGCTTATTCAGATAAAGTAGTTGACCATTACAGCAACCCGAGAAACGTAGGAAGCTTTGATAAGAACGACCCTTCAGTAGGAACCGGATTAGTCGGAGCCCCTGAGTGCGGTGACGTTATGAAATTACAGATCAAAGTTAACGAGCAGGGAATTGTTGAAGATGCAAAATTCAAAACATACGGATGCGGAAGCGCAATTGCATCATCATCACTTGCAACAGAATGGCTTAAAGGTAAAACACTTGACGAAGCTTACAATATAAAGAATACACAGATTGTTGAAGAGTTAAATCTTCCTCCTGTAAAGATTCACTGTTCTGTGCTTGCAGAAGATGCAATTAAAATGGCAATCGAAGATTACAAAAAGAAAAAAGATGTTCCTGCTGAAAAAGAAGCAGCAACAGCTTAA
- a CDS encoding IscS subfamily cysteine desulfurase: MNFPIYMDHNATTPMDPRVLEAMMPYFTKVYGNAASRSHQYGWEAEEAVENARKQIADLIGATTKEIVFTSGATESDNLALMGIAEMYASKGNHIITLPTEHKAIIDTCKYLERHGKEVTYLSVDEFGMVDLDALRNAIKDTTILVSIMMANNEIGTIQPVAEIGKICREKGVIFHTDATQGVGKIPVDVNAMNIDLMSFTAHKMYGPKGVGALYVRKKSPRVKLSEQMHGGGHERGMRSGTLNVPGIVGFGKACEICNQEMESESKRLTYLRDKMINTFLERVEYSYLNGHPTQRLPHNVNVSFEYVEGEGLMMGIKDLAVSSGSACTSATLEPSYVLKALGRGDELAHSSIRYGLGRFTTEEEVDFAIEQTIETVNHLRELSPLWEMFKEGIDLKSVQWAAH; the protein is encoded by the coding sequence ATGAATTTCCCGATTTACATGGACCACAATGCTACTACTCCGATGGATCCCAGAGTTTTAGAAGCGATGATGCCTTACTTCACAAAAGTTTATGGTAATGCTGCAAGCAGAAGCCATCAATACGGATGGGAAGCTGAAGAAGCAGTTGAGAACGCAAGAAAACAAATTGCCGACCTTATCGGCGCTACAACAAAAGAAATAGTTTTCACAAGCGGCGCAACTGAATCAGACAACCTTGCCTTAATGGGTATTGCTGAAATGTATGCATCAAAAGGAAATCATATAATTACTCTTCCTACCGAACATAAAGCAATTATCGATACATGCAAATATCTTGAAAGACACGGAAAAGAAGTTACATACTTAAGCGTTGATGAATTCGGAATGGTTGACCTTGATGCTTTAAGAAATGCAATTAAAGATACAACAATTTTAGTTTCTATAATGATGGCTAACAATGAGATCGGAACGATTCAGCCTGTTGCTGAAATCGGAAAGATCTGCAGAGAGAAAGGTGTAATATTTCACACAGATGCTACACAGGGTGTTGGAAAAATTCCTGTTGATGTAAATGCAATGAATATTGACTTAATGAGCTTCACCGCTCATAAAATGTACGGACCTAAAGGTGTCGGCGCATTATATGTAAGAAAGAAAAGCCCGAGAGTAAAACTCTCCGAACAAATGCACGGCGGCGGACATGAAAGAGGAATGAGAAGCGGAACATTGAACGTTCCGGGTATTGTCGGTTTCGGAAAAGCATGTGAGATTTGCAATCAGGAAATGGAATCAGAATCAAAACGTTTAACATACTTAAGAGATAAAATGATCAACACTTTCTTAGAGAGAGTTGAATACAGCTATCTTAACGGACATCCTACACAAAGACTTCCGCACAATGTAAACGTAAGCTTTGAATACGTTGAAGGAGAAGGCTTAATGATGGGTATAAAAGATTTAGCAGTATCTTCAGGAAGCGCCTGCACATCGGCAACTCTTGAACCGTCTTATGTGTTAAAAGCCTTGGGAAGAGGCGACGAGCTTGCTCACTCATCTATCAGATACGGTCTTGGAAGATTTACGACTGAGGAAGAAGTTGATTTTGCAATTGAGCAGACAATAGAAACAGTCAATCACTTAAGAGAGCTTTCACCGTTATGGGAAATGTTCAAAGAAGGAATTGATTTAAAATCAGTTCAGTGGGCAGCGCATTAA
- a CDS encoding Rrf2 family transcriptional regulator, with translation MIKLSKKMEYALMALKHFAAADNGIVTAKEISEKYKIPYELLSKILQKLKRDNVLTSIQGTKGGYQLNKKPEEIDIHFLMNAIDGDVGLTECQCNHNENGKCNLNDNCTIKEPVSQMQKEIEELFKRKTILDFV, from the coding sequence GTGATAAAACTTTCGAAAAAGATGGAATATGCCTTGATGGCTCTGAAGCATTTTGCTGCTGCAGATAACGGAATTGTAACTGCTAAGGAGATATCCGAAAAGTACAAAATTCCTTATGAACTGCTTTCAAAAATTCTTCAGAAACTTAAACGCGATAACGTGCTGACGTCAATTCAGGGAACTAAAGGCGGCTATCAGCTGAATAAAAAACCTGAAGAGATTGATATTCATTTTTTAATGAATGCAATTGATGGCGATGTTGGGCTTACAGAATGCCAGTGTAATCATAATGAAAACGGCAAATGCAATTTAAACGATAACTGCACTATTAAAGAACCGGTCTCTCAAATGCAGAAAGAAATTGAAGAACTGTTCAAAAGAAAAACAATTTTAGATTTCGTATAA
- a CDS encoding acyl-CoA desaturase, with translation MTIIIIFFISHWYLSLFSQSFLQHRYASHGAFTMNRFWERFFYLFAYVTQGSSYLSPRAYAVMHRMHHAYADTPKDPHSPKIYPNFFKMMWHTKLVYADIMDYKFDVEERFTKNLPQWHSLDIWGQTLTNRLMFFCLYTSVYVMFAPYWWLYFLIPIHVFMGPVHGAIVNWCAHKYGHKNFEMKNTSRNFLPVDFLMLGEDYHNNHHKFPSSANFGVKWYEIDPLYYIMLALEFVGIIKIKNKGKHVETEY, from the coding sequence ATGACAATTATCATAATATTTTTTATATCGCATTGGTATCTCTCTTTATTCTCACAGTCCTTTTTGCAGCATAGATATGCCTCGCACGGAGCGTTTACCATGAACAGATTCTGGGAAAGGTTTTTTTATTTGTTCGCATATGTAACACAAGGTTCTTCATATCTTAGTCCCCGCGCTTACGCAGTAATGCACAGAATGCATCATGCATATGCAGATACGCCTAAAGATCCTCACTCCCCGAAAATTTACCCGAACTTCTTTAAAATGATGTGGCATACAAAACTGGTTTATGCAGATATCATGGATTATAAATTCGATGTTGAAGAGCGGTTTACAAAAAATCTTCCGCAATGGCATTCACTCGATATATGGGGGCAAACGTTAACAAACAGGTTAATGTTCTTCTGTTTGTACACAAGTGTCTATGTAATGTTTGCTCCATATTGGTGGCTTTATTTTTTGATTCCGATACATGTGTTTATGGGACCTGTTCACGGCGCGATTGTGAACTGGTGCGCGCATAAATACGGACATAAAAATTTTGAAATGAAAAACACTTCGAGGAATTTTTTACCGGTTGATTTTTTAATGCTGGGAGAAGATTATCACAATAACCATCATAAATTTCCCTCAAGCGCTAACTTCGGTGTGAAGTGGTACGAAATTGATCCGCTTTATTATATAATGCTGGCTTTGGAATTCGTCGGAATTATTAAGATAAAGAATAAAGGCAAGCACGTTGAAACAGAGTATTAA
- a CDS encoding rhodanese-like domain-containing protein produces MQFLKKLFGPKADFKELFSNGATIVDVRTKSEYHSGNIKGSLNIPLDLLPNSLSKIRRDKPVITCCASGMRSASAKRILKANGYEEVHNGGGWTSLLIKIRG; encoded by the coding sequence ATGCAATTTCTAAAAAAACTTTTCGGACCAAAAGCAGATTTTAAAGAACTCTTCTCAAACGGTGCCACAATCGTAGACGTAAGAACAAAAAGCGAATATCATAGCGGCAACATTAAAGGTTCATTAAATATTCCACTCGACTTGCTTCCAAACAGTCTTTCAAAAATTAGGAGAGATAAACCTGTAATAACCTGCTGTGCATCAGGAATGCGCAGCGCTTCTGCTAAAAGAATCTTAAAGGCAAACGGCTATGAAGAAGTTCACAATGGCGGCGGCTGGACAAGTCTTCTGATAAAAATCAGAGGTTAA
- a CDS encoding T9SS type A sorting domain-containing protein, whose protein sequence is MKFFYTFLIFITINLSAKAQWIAQQSGTENSLSSVFFVNENTGFSVGLNVILKTTNGGNNWVKSDVTGYWNSVSFGNSTTGYICGFSGRILKTTDTGANWFSINSGSTKNFTSINFINSQTGYVTGWFKTFLSTTDGGLSFTNHFTNEASFMFQKTFFLNDKLFLIGSEGAYFKSTNSGTGFDSISISMPNSLLAMQFFPNGTGLIFGCCGIYFRSSDFGNSWSMDTVYLTEGWALYDCSFVNESTGWTVGESGSILRTNNGGLSWDSLGSGTVNALKSVKFVNQNTGWTVGAEGTILKTTNGGGQGFPIGINSNTTEIASKFRLSQNYPNPFNPVTTIKYDLPFSNNVTLKIYGLLGNEIETLVNEKQNAGRYSVNFNASSLPSGVYYYKLTTDKFSETKKMLLVK, encoded by the coding sequence ATGAAATTTTTTTACACTTTTCTGATATTTATTACAATTAATTTATCAGCAAAAGCTCAATGGATTGCTCAGCAAAGCGGAACTGAAAATAGTTTATCATCAGTATTTTTTGTAAATGAAAATACCGGATTTTCAGTAGGTTTAAATGTAATTCTAAAAACCACGAACGGAGGAAATAACTGGGTAAAATCTGATGTTACGGGATACTGGAATTCAGTCTCATTCGGGAATTCAACCACAGGCTATATATGCGGCTTTAGCGGACGAATACTTAAAACAACCGATACAGGTGCTAACTGGTTCAGCATAAATTCCGGTTCAACTAAAAATTTCACTTCTATAAATTTCATAAATTCTCAAACAGGATACGTTACAGGCTGGTTCAAAACTTTCTTATCAACAACTGACGGCGGCTTAAGCTTCACAAACCACTTTACCAATGAAGCATCGTTTATGTTTCAGAAAACATTTTTTTTAAATGATAAATTATTCCTGATCGGAAGCGAAGGCGCTTACTTCAAATCTACAAACTCCGGGACCGGTTTTGATTCAATTTCTATCTCCATGCCGAACTCATTACTTGCCATGCAGTTCTTCCCTAATGGAACAGGTCTTATTTTCGGATGCTGCGGTATTTACTTCAGGTCTTCAGATTTTGGAAACAGCTGGTCAATGGATACGGTATATTTAACCGAAGGCTGGGCTTTGTATGACTGCAGTTTTGTAAATGAATCCACCGGATGGACTGTTGGTGAAAGCGGCAGTATTTTAAGAACCAATAATGGCGGATTAAGCTGGGACTCATTAGGCAGCGGAACAGTTAACGCTTTAAAATCTGTAAAGTTTGTAAATCAGAATACAGGTTGGACAGTTGGAGCGGAAGGAACTATTTTAAAAACTACTAATGGTGGCGGACAAGGATTCCCTATTGGTATTAATTCAAACACAACCGAAATTGCTTCAAAGTTCAGGCTCTCACAAAATTATCCTAATCCCTTCAACCCGGTAACTACGATAAAATATGATTTGCCTTTTTCAAATAATGTTACATTAAAAATTTACGGCCTCCTTGGTAATGAAATTGAAACACTGGTTAATGAAAAACAAAACGCCGGAAGGTACTCTGTAAACTTTAATGCTTCTTCCCTGCCAAGCGGAGTTTATTATTATAAATTAACTACTGACAAATTTTCCGAAACGAAAAAAATGCTGCTGGTAAAGTAA